In Pan paniscus chromosome 13, NHGRI_mPanPan1-v2.0_pri, whole genome shotgun sequence, one DNA window encodes the following:
- the D2HGDH gene encoding D-2-hydroxyglutarate dehydrogenase, mitochondrial isoform X3: MPLDLGAKGSCHIGGNVATNAGGLRFLRYGSLHGTVLGLEVVLANGTVLDCLTSLRKDNTGYDLKQLFIGSEGTLGIITAVSILCPPKPRAVNVAFLVTCVPPACGPGSPRPARLLHPALRTPGCPGFAEVLQTFSTCKGMLGEILSAFEFMDAVCMQLVGRHLHLASPVQESPFYVLIETSGSNAGHDAEKLGRFLEHVLGSGLVTDGTMATDQRKVKISTMEVRSKQKPREPQADLSEPQDLARFRFSHQHRLLLLRILPPPWPAGRVPPPPRPAYHVLPSPVAHPPCPSLPRGPPTMSFPPPWPTHHVLSSPMAHPPCPCLPPDMPLELPGPCCRPHCLCDSAPPSLPCPALVQGASRPILILRAFPGPCHSVPCHDLKLQVGASPFHHGCPPSVRCPSRLIAGVPGCSVLSWSLGHSLSGIDSRMLWTLRERITEALSRDGYVYKYDLSLPVERLYDIVTDLRARLGPHAKHVVGYGHLGDGNLHLNVTAEAFSPSLLAALEPHVYEWTAGQQGSVSAEHGVGFRKRDVLGYSKPPGALQLMQQLKALLDPKGILNPYKTLPSQA; encoded by the exons ATGCCGCTGGACTTAGGAGCCAAGGGCAGCTGCCACATCGGGGGAAACGTGGCAACCAACGCCGGAGGCCTGCGGTTTCTTCGATATGGCTCACTGCATGGGACTGTCCTGGGCCTGGAAGTG GTGCTGGCCAACGGCACTGTCCTGGACTGCCTGACCTCCCTGAGGAAGGACAACACGGGCTATGACCTGAAGCAGCTGTTCATCGGGTCGGAGGGCACTTTGGGGATCATCACCGCGGTGTCCATCTTGTGTCCACCCAAGCCCAGGGCTGTGAACGTGGCTTTCCTCG TCACCTGTGTGCCGCCCGCCTGTGGTCCTGGGAGCCCGAGGCCAGCCCGGCTGCTGCATCCTGCTCTTCGCACTCCAG GCTGCCCAGGCTTTGCTGAGGTTCTGCAGACCTTCAGCACCTGCAAGGGGATGCTGGGCGAGATCCTGTCTGCATTCGAGTTCATGGATGCTGTGTGCATGCAGCTGGTCGGGCGCCATCTCCACCTGGCCAGCCCGGTGCAAG AGAGTCCGTTTTACGTCCTCATCGAGACTTCAGGCTCCAACGCAGGCCATGACGCTGAGAAGCTGGGCCGCTTCCTGGAGCACGTGCTGGGCTCCGGCCTGGTGACCGATGGGACCATGGCCACTGACCAGAGGAAAGTCAAG ATCTCCACAATGGAAGTTCGAAGCAAGCAAAAGCCACGCGAACCACAGGCCGATCTGTCTGAGCCCCAGGATTTGGCCCGGTTCCGCTTCAGCCACCAGCACCGTCTGCTCCTCCTCAGAATCCTTCCTCCCCCGTGGCCCGCCGGCCGTGTCCCTCCTCCCCCACGGCCCGCCTACCATGTCCTTCCCTCCCCCGTGGCCCACCCACCATGTCCTTCCCTTCCCCGTGGCCCACCCACCATGTCCTTTCCTCCCCCGTGGCCCACCCACCATGTCCTTTCCTCCCCCATGGCCCACCCGCCATGTCCCTGCCTCCCACCCGACATGCCCCTTGAGCTGCCTGGGCCCTGCTGTCGTCCCCACTGCCTGTGTGACTCTGCGCCCCCTTCCCTACCCTGCCCCGCCCTGGTTCAGGGAGCGTCCAGGCCCATCCTCATCCTCAGGGCCTTCCCTGGCCCTTGCCACTCCGTGCCGTGTCATGACCTGAAGCTGCAGGTGGGCGCCTCCCCCTTCCATCATGGCTGTCCCCCTTCTGTGAGGTGTCCCAGTCGCCTGATTGCCGGAGTCCCAGGGTGCTCGGTGCTGTCGTGGAGCCTGGGACATTCACTGTCTGGGATCGATTCCAGG ATGCTGTGGACCCTGAGGGAAAGGATCACAGAGGCGCTGAGCCGGGATGGCTACGTGTACAAGTACGACCTCTCCCTCCCCGTGGAGCGGCTCTACGACATCGTGACTGACCTGCGCGCCCGCCTCGGCCCGCATGCCAAGCACGTGGTGGGCTATGGCCACCTTG GAGATGGTAACCTGCACCTCAATGTGACGGCGGAGGCCTTCAGCCCGTCGCTCCTGGCTGCCCTGGAGCCCCACGTGTACGAGTGGACGGCCGGGCAGCAGGGCAGCGTCAGCGCGGAGCACGGAGTGGGCTTCAGGAAGAGGGACGTCCTGGGTTACAGCAAGCCACCGGGGGCCCTGCAGCTCATGCAGCAGCTCAAGGCCCTGCTGGACCCCAAGGGCATCCTCAACCCCTACAAGACGCTGCCCAGCCAGGCCTGA
- the D2HGDH gene encoding D-2-hydroxyglutarate dehydrogenase, mitochondrial isoform X6: MPLDLGAKGSCHIGGNVATNAGGLRFLRYGSLHGTVLGLEVVLANGTVLDCLTSLRKDNTGYDLKQLFIGSEGTLGIITAVSILCPPKPRAVNVAFLGCPGFAEVLQTFSTCKGMLGEILSAFEFMDAVCMQLVGRHLHLASPVQESPFYVLIETSGSNAGHDAEKLGRFLEHVLGSGLVTDGTMATDQRKVKMLWTLRERITEALSRDGYVYKYDLSLPVERLYDIVTDLRARLGPHAKHVVGYGHLGDGNLHLNVTAEAFSPSLLAALEPHVYEWTAGQQGSVSAEHGVGFRKRDVLGYSKPPGALQLMQQLKALLDPKGILNPYKTLPSQA, from the exons ATGCCGCTGGACTTAGGAGCCAAGGGCAGCTGCCACATCGGGGGAAACGTGGCAACCAACGCCGGAGGCCTGCGGTTTCTTCGATATGGCTCACTGCATGGGACTGTCCTGGGCCTGGAAGTG GTGCTGGCCAACGGCACTGTCCTGGACTGCCTGACCTCCCTGAGGAAGGACAACACGGGCTATGACCTGAAGCAGCTGTTCATCGGGTCGGAGGGCACTTTGGGGATCATCACCGCGGTGTCCATCTTGTGTCCACCCAAGCCCAGGGCTGTGAACGTGGCTTTCCTCG GCTGCCCAGGCTTTGCTGAGGTTCTGCAGACCTTCAGCACCTGCAAGGGGATGCTGGGCGAGATCCTGTCTGCATTCGAGTTCATGGATGCTGTGTGCATGCAGCTGGTCGGGCGCCATCTCCACCTGGCCAGCCCGGTGCAAG AGAGTCCGTTTTACGTCCTCATCGAGACTTCAGGCTCCAACGCAGGCCATGACGCTGAGAAGCTGGGCCGCTTCCTGGAGCACGTGCTGGGCTCCGGCCTGGTGACCGATGGGACCATGGCCACTGACCAGAGGAAAGTCAAG ATGCTGTGGACCCTGAGGGAAAGGATCACAGAGGCGCTGAGCCGGGATGGCTACGTGTACAAGTACGACCTCTCCCTCCCCGTGGAGCGGCTCTACGACATCGTGACTGACCTGCGCGCCCGCCTCGGCCCGCATGCCAAGCACGTGGTGGGCTATGGCCACCTTG GAGATGGTAACCTGCACCTCAATGTGACGGCGGAGGCCTTCAGCCCGTCGCTCCTGGCTGCCCTGGAGCCCCACGTGTACGAGTGGACGGCCGGGCAGCAGGGCAGCGTCAGCGCGGAGCACGGAGTGGGCTTCAGGAAGAGGGACGTCCTGGGTTACAGCAAGCCACCGGGGGCCCTGCAGCTCATGCAGCAGCTCAAGGCCCTGCTGGACCCCAAGGGCATCCTCAACCCCTACAAGACGCTGCCCAGCCAGGCCTGA